A region from the Pseudomonas sp. KU26590 genome encodes:
- a CDS encoding DeoR/GlpR family DNA-binding transcription regulator, with protein sequence MLNQPRLDEIMRLLAQHQRVKASDLAQSLFVSEETIRRDFKYLEEAGRLRRIHGGAILPRPNEEQPLQVRTRIKTQAKAAIGARAAQLVQDGMAIFLDTGTSTLALAQQLTAFSHLKVITNSLDIAQLITRQSDNAVLVAPGDVRRNDNALVGAHTLEFARQFHYDIAFMGIGAIDLTLGFMDYEEPEALLRRTLAGHCLRSVVLADDAKFGHRTFINTLPFGAINTVVTNRPLSDDFSTRLEQDNVEVLYS encoded by the coding sequence ATGCTCAACCAACCTCGTCTGGACGAAATCATGCGCCTGCTGGCGCAACATCAACGGGTCAAGGCGTCGGACCTTGCCCAGTCGCTGTTCGTGTCCGAAGAAACCATCCGCCGTGACTTCAAGTACCTGGAGGAGGCGGGCAGGTTAAGGCGCATCCACGGAGGGGCGATTCTGCCAAGGCCCAACGAAGAACAGCCGCTTCAGGTGCGCACCCGCATCAAGACCCAGGCCAAGGCGGCCATCGGCGCGCGCGCGGCGCAGTTGGTTCAGGACGGGATGGCGATTTTTCTCGACACCGGCACCTCAACCCTGGCGCTGGCGCAGCAACTGACAGCCTTCAGCCACCTGAAGGTGATCACCAACTCCCTGGACATTGCCCAGTTGATCACCCGCCAGAGCGACAACGCGGTGCTGGTCGCGCCCGGCGATGTGCGGCGCAACGACAACGCGCTGGTGGGCGCCCACACCCTGGAATTTGCCCGTCAGTTTCACTACGACATCGCCTTCATGGGCATCGGGGCGATCGACCTGACCCTGGGGTTCATGGACTACGAAGAGCCTGAGGCGCTGTTGCGCCGTACCCTCGCCGGACACTGTCTGCGCAGTGTGGTGCTGGCCGACGACGCCAAGTTCGGCCACCGGACCTTCATCAATACGCTGCCTTTTGGCGCCATCAATACCGTGGTCACCAATCGCCCGTTGTCCGACGATTTTTCGACCCGTCTGGAGCAAGATAATGTCGAAGTCCTTTACTCCTGA
- a CDS encoding amidase, producing the protein MPSVIDAAARIREGALTPLRLVEASLHSVKTHNPTLNAFGDVYTEAALAHARTLTEQAQAGQYCGALHGIPFGIKDLFSTAGLRTTKGSLTGLDQVPEHDAPIIRRLKAAGAIILGKTATTEFGWTGASTSRVFGNGRNPWDPRLTSGGSSSGSAIAVAARMVPATLGSDGGGSVRIPGAFCGAFALKGSLGRIPTWPWSATEMLSHAGPITRTVRDSALLFDILSGPDPLDHQALPAPLESYLARCDQPLRPLRIGYCPTLFETPVDPVIAAAVEAAVDLVARALPVSIKTLKLDWQDPLATFETLWVGGRGIAYGKSLVDRMDELDPGFATLIRRSADYDLSAYLNAVQQRAAFANQVHGLFEHYDLLLMPTLPILPFAADDTAPQGFPGQEGAVPWARWTPFTYPFNITGHPAASLPCGFSPGGLPIGLQVVGPRFADADVLQFCAAYEALAPWDQHLPPLIT; encoded by the coding sequence ATGCCAAGCGTGATTGACGCAGCTGCGCGCATTCGTGAGGGCGCGCTGACGCCGCTGCGCCTGGTCGAAGCCAGCCTTCATTCGGTCAAAACCCACAATCCCACACTGAATGCCTTCGGTGACGTCTACACCGAGGCTGCGCTTGCACACGCGCGCACGCTCACCGAGCAAGCACAGGCCGGCCAGTACTGCGGCGCCTTGCATGGCATTCCGTTCGGCATCAAGGACCTGTTTTCCACCGCCGGCCTGCGTACCACGAAAGGCTCGCTGACCGGCCTGGACCAGGTGCCCGAGCACGACGCGCCGATCATTCGCCGGCTCAAAGCGGCGGGCGCCATCATCCTGGGCAAAACCGCCACCACGGAGTTTGGCTGGACCGGCGCCAGCACTTCGCGGGTGTTCGGCAACGGCCGAAACCCGTGGGACCCGCGACTCACCAGCGGTGGTTCCAGCTCGGGTTCGGCCATCGCAGTGGCCGCCAGAATGGTGCCGGCCACCCTGGGCTCCGACGGCGGCGGGTCGGTTCGAATTCCGGGTGCGTTCTGCGGCGCGTTCGCCCTCAAGGGTTCGTTGGGACGCATCCCGACGTGGCCTTGGTCGGCCACTGAAATGCTCAGCCATGCAGGCCCGATCACCCGTACCGTGCGCGACAGCGCCTTGTTGTTTGACATCTTGTCAGGGCCTGATCCGCTGGATCATCAAGCCTTGCCAGCCCCTCTGGAATCCTATCTGGCGCGCTGCGACCAACCCCTGCGCCCGTTACGCATCGGCTACTGCCCGACGCTGTTCGAAACGCCGGTCGATCCGGTCATCGCGGCAGCCGTCGAGGCGGCGGTCGACCTCGTGGCGCGGGCCCTGCCGGTCAGCATCAAAACGTTGAAGCTTGACTGGCAGGACCCCCTGGCGACGTTCGAAACCCTCTGGGTCGGCGGGCGGGGCATCGCCTACGGCAAGTCCCTGGTCGACCGGATGGACGAGCTGGATCCGGGGTTTGCGACGCTGATCAGGCGTTCGGCCGATTACGACCTCTCGGCTTATCTGAACGCCGTGCAGCAGCGTGCTGCGTTTGCCAATCAGGTCCATGGACTGTTCGAACATTACGACCTGCTGCTGATGCCGACGCTGCCGATTCTCCCGTTCGCGGCAGACGACACGGCACCCCAGGGTTTTCCAGGCCAGGAAGGCGCCGTGCCGTGGGCACGCTGGACGCCGTTTACCTACCCTTTCAACATCACCGGGCATCCAGCGGCGAGCTTGCCGTGCGGCTTCAGCCCCGGTGGCTTGCCCATCGGCCTGCAAGTGGTGGGGCCGCGCTTTGCGGACGCCGACGTGCTGCAGTTCTGCGCAGCCTATGAAGCCCTGGCACCGTGGGATCAACACCTGCCGCCGCTGATTACCTAG